A section of the Primulina eburnea isolate SZY01 chromosome 1, ASM2296580v1, whole genome shotgun sequence genome encodes:
- the LOC140822762 gene encoding uncharacterized protein isoform X1, producing the protein MSPCVTAFPANSYACSPFPCASNLTLLSPFHSFNCSRTTIAAAAAPHSGSSGISIFHYGRNEQNSKASFHHFRHNYVSLRVTNESSRAATSEVSTDANTETSEADKIVDGMDFGELCNEFECVSSPSVESTARQLARDILELRQGNRALGVFAVSVKYRDPVRSFTGREKYKRQLWATNALENPKVTLQEMVMLSTSELNIKWTVRGKPKSPIFSVVGDLVVKVNSKFILNQISGQVIEHKETWDLSDSSPIVQSWFWTSRRLFATVQTGKDVSEFMKDLTNGFQTENTNTEIYPDPSGDPTKFFQGDDGFQRDLYQVALFLAVAYFVVQFLRTTL; encoded by the exons ATGAGCCCTTGTGTCACAGCTTTCCCAGCCAACTCTTATGCTTGTTCTCCCTTCCCTTGTGCTTCAAATTTGACACTTTTATCACCATTCCATTCATTTAACTGCAGTAGAACTACtattgctgctgctgctgctcctCATAGCGGTAGTAGTGGTATTAGTATCTTTCATTATGGCCGGAATGAGCAGAACTCGAAGGCTTCGTTCCATCATTTTCGTCACAATTATGTTTCTTTACGAG TGACAAATGAGTCTTCTAGAGCTGCAACATCTGAGGTGTCCACGGATGCAAACACCGAAACATCCGAAGCAGACAAGATTGTTGATGGAATGGACTTTGGTGAGCTCTGTAATGAGTTTGAGTGCGTAAGCAGCCCATCTGTGGAATCCACTGCTCGACAACTTGCTCGCGACATTCTTGAACTTCGGCAAGGAAATCGTGCTCTGGGTGTCTTCGCCGTTTCTGTCAAGTACAGG GATCCAGTGAGAAGTTTTACTGGTAGAGAAAAGTACAAAAGACAGTTGTGGGCAACAAATGCACTAGAGAATCCAAAAGTG ACTCTGCAGGAGATGGTGATGTTGTCAACAAGTGAGTTAAATATCAAGTGGACTGTGAGAGGGAAGCCCAAGTCTCCAATTTTTAGTGTTGTAGGAGACTTGGTTGTCAAAGTGAATTCAAAATTCATTCTAAATCAGATCAGTGGGCAAGTAATCGAGCACAAGGAGACCTGGGATTTGTCTGATTCGTCGCCTATAGTTCAATCATGGTTCTGGACTTCAAGACGACTATTTGCCACGGTTCAAACAGGAAAAGATGTCTCTGAATTCATGAAGGACTTGACCAATGGCTTCCAAACAGAGAATACGAATACAGAAATCTATCCAGATCCTTCTGGTGATCCAACAAAG TTTTTCCAAGGGGATGATGGGTTTCAGAGAGATTTATACCAGGTTGCATTATTTCTTGCAGTTGCCTATTTTGTTGTACAGTTCTTGAGGACAACTCTGTAA
- the LOC140822762 gene encoding uncharacterized protein isoform X2 — protein sequence MSPCVTAFPANSYACSPFPCASNLTLLSPFHSFNCSRTTIAAAAAPHSGSSGISIFHYGRNEQNSKASFHHFRHNYVSLRVTNESSRAATSEVSTDANTETSEADKIVDGMDFGELCNEFECVSSPSVESTARQLARDILELRQGNRALGVFAVSVKYRDPVRSFTGREKYKRQLWATNALENPKVTLQEMVMLSTSELNIKWTVRGKPKSPIFSVVGDLVVKVNSKFILNQISGQVIEHKETWDLSDSSPIVQSWFWTSRRLFATVQTGKDVSEFMKDLTNGFQTENTNTEIYPDPSGDPTKLPILLYSS from the exons ATGAGCCCTTGTGTCACAGCTTTCCCAGCCAACTCTTATGCTTGTTCTCCCTTCCCTTGTGCTTCAAATTTGACACTTTTATCACCATTCCATTCATTTAACTGCAGTAGAACTACtattgctgctgctgctgctcctCATAGCGGTAGTAGTGGTATTAGTATCTTTCATTATGGCCGGAATGAGCAGAACTCGAAGGCTTCGTTCCATCATTTTCGTCACAATTATGTTTCTTTACGAG TGACAAATGAGTCTTCTAGAGCTGCAACATCTGAGGTGTCCACGGATGCAAACACCGAAACATCCGAAGCAGACAAGATTGTTGATGGAATGGACTTTGGTGAGCTCTGTAATGAGTTTGAGTGCGTAAGCAGCCCATCTGTGGAATCCACTGCTCGACAACTTGCTCGCGACATTCTTGAACTTCGGCAAGGAAATCGTGCTCTGGGTGTCTTCGCCGTTTCTGTCAAGTACAGG GATCCAGTGAGAAGTTTTACTGGTAGAGAAAAGTACAAAAGACAGTTGTGGGCAACAAATGCACTAGAGAATCCAAAAGTG ACTCTGCAGGAGATGGTGATGTTGTCAACAAGTGAGTTAAATATCAAGTGGACTGTGAGAGGGAAGCCCAAGTCTCCAATTTTTAGTGTTGTAGGAGACTTGGTTGTCAAAGTGAATTCAAAATTCATTCTAAATCAGATCAGTGGGCAAGTAATCGAGCACAAGGAGACCTGGGATTTGTCTGATTCGTCGCCTATAGTTCAATCATGGTTCTGGACTTCAAGACGACTATTTGCCACGGTTCAAACAGGAAAAGATGTCTCTGAATTCATGAAGGACTTGACCAATGGCTTCCAAACAGAGAATACGAATACAGAAATCTATCCAGATCCTTCTGGTGATCCAACAAAG TTGCCTATTTTGTTGTACAGTTCTTGA
- the LOC140822774 gene encoding uncharacterized protein: MSSKEKPTLGGTRIKTRKRNISAPLDPAAFSDAVVQVYLDNAGDLELVAKTIESSDLNFSRYGDTFFEVVFRGARTQPGTIKPDEGELHPYSIIDCEPKREVILPSVIYIQKILRRKPFLIKNLENVMRRFLQSLELFEDDERKKLAIFTALAFSQKLSGLPPETVFQPLLKDNLVAKGIVLTFITEFFKEYLVDNSLDDLISILKRGKMDDNLLDFFPSGKRTPEALSEHFTKENLLLVAEYYEKKMFETKLKEMKSALTSQIAEEADVSEVIETVKQHVKDAKLPDVEVVRVLWDVMMDAVQWSGKNQQQNSNSALRQVKTWAELLNAFCTTGKLELELMYKVQIQCYEDAKLMKLFPEIIRSLYDQDVLAEDTILHWFRKGTNLKGRQSFVKALEPFVKWLDEAEEEE; the protein is encoded by the exons ATGAG CTCGAAGGAGAAACCCACTCTCGG TGGCACGCGGATTAAGACCCGCAAACGGAATATTTCAGCGCCACTGGACCCTGCAGCATTTTCGGATGCAGTGGTCCAGGTCTATTTGGATAATGCTGGTGATCTG GAACTTGTTGCCAAGACCATTGAATCTTCAGATTTGAATTTCTCTAGATACGGTGACACCTTTTTTGAG GTGGTCTTTAGAGGGGCCCGCACACAACCTGGCACAATCAAACCTGATGAAGGAGAGCTTCACCCATACTCTATAATTGACTGTGAGCCAAAGCGTGAAGTGATTTTGCCATCTGTGATATATATACAGAAGATCTTGAGGAGGAAGCCTTTTCTTATTAAGAATCTTGAAAATGTTATGCGAAGATTCTTGCAGTCCTTGGAGCTTTTTGAGGATGATGAAAGAAAGAAGCTTGCAATCTTCACCGCCCTTGCCTTTTCCCAGAAGTTGTCTGGCCTTCCACCTGAAACTGTTTTCCAGCCATTGCTCAAGGATAACCTTGTTGCCAAAGGGATAGTTCTCACTTTCATCACTGAATTCTTCAAGGAATATCTTGTTGATAATAGCCTTGATGACCTGATTTCAATCTTGAAGCGGGGTAAAATGGATGACAATCTTCTGGACTTTTTCCCATCTGGAAAGCGGACACCTGAAGCTTTATCTGAGCATTTTAC AAAGGAAAACCTTCTCTTGGTGGCGGAGTATTATGAAAAAAAGATGTTTGAGACGAAGCTTAAGGAGATGAAATCTGCTCTAACCAGCCAAATAGCAGAGGAAGCCGATGTATCCGAAGTCATAGAAACCGTCAAGCAGCACGTGAAAGATGCCAAACTCCCAGATGTTGAGGTTGTGCGGGTTTTATGGGATGTCATGATGGATGCTGTGCAATGGTCTGGAAAGAATCAGCAGCAGAATTCTAATTCAGCTTTACGCCAG GTAAAAACATGGGCTGAATTGTTGAATGCCTTCTGTACCACTGGAAAGCTCGAGCTTGAACTGATGTACAAAGTCCAGATCCAGTGTTACGAAGATGCTAAATTGATGAAGCTGTTTCCTGAAATAATAAGGTCCCTTTACGATCAGGATGTTCTTGCAGAAGATACCATTCTTCACTGGTTCCGTAAAGGAACGAACCTTAAGGGCAG GCAATCCTTTGTGAAGGCATTGGAGCCATTTGTGAAATGGCTGGATGAggcagaagaagaagaataa
- the LOC140822784 gene encoding uncharacterized protein isoform X1, translating into MSRAKLSTPLPPLSQVTQIVSAKLRNPSALQTINGEPISNPLYNFLPSTENPNNIVTLVCSSLEKKDCVYWDHLQQKGLFSNFTNLEFSRVLLRCQSDSCTALTFFKWVKIYLGLEPNAHNYSLMIHNLVWSKNFKQAMKLLLELVEMKGNGNVSWSLSVYKNLISCSNECNWDPVVLDMLIKAYLKKGMVEESFRTFRKMLNLGFVPSLITINCLLNGLSKVDCGEKCWDVYEKLQNIGVHPNACTFNILTHVLCKEGNVDKVNEFLERMEDQGFDSDVVTYNMLIDSYCKTGRLKDAVYLYNIMTTRRVNPDLITFTSMINGLCKGGSVREAHRLFHLMVNRELKPDVFAYNTLVDGYCKQRMMKEVRSLLFDMIGSGIRPDNFTCWIIIKGYQDQDRLISALNLILEITRMGVTVSHDVYLYLILALCKENRPFAAMSLLDQMCQNGGVPSEEIYNELIGSLCRGNFVKEALQLKAEMVSMDMKPNLNSYRGMIRGLCGSNRTMEGQFLMQEMVESGLPPDVEICRTVTNGQCKERNFVEAEKLLKLFAEEFQIFDSECYNALVRMLSMEGDLAKLMEFQDRMTKIGFEPNKLTCKYVIDGMRRAMVT; encoded by the coding sequence ATGAGTCGTGCTAAATTAAGTACCCCCTTACCTCCACTTTCTCAAGTGACACAAATTGTTTCCGCAAAACTCAGGAATCCATCTGCTCTGCAAACTATCAACGGCGAACCGATATCCAACCCACTTTACAACTTTCTTCCCAGTACCGAAAATCCCAATAATATTGTGACCCTCGTATGCTCTTCCCTCGAGAAAAAGGATTGTGTCTACTGGGACCATCTTCAACAGAAAGGATTGTTTAGTAATTTCACGAACCTTGAATTCTCAAGAGTTTTGTTGAGATGCCAGTCTGATTCATGTACAGCACTCACTTTCTTCAAATGGGTAAAAATATATTTGGGTCTCGAACCAAATGCGCACAATTATTCCCTCATGATTCATAATTTGGTGTGGTCTAAAAATTTTAAGCAAGCAATGAAGCTTTTGTTAGAATTGGTGGAAATGAAAGGAAACGGAAATGTTTCATGGAGCTTGAGTGTGTACAAGAACTTGATTTCATGTTCAAATGAATGTAATTGGGACCCTGTTGTACTTGACATGCTCATCAAGGCTTATCTTAAAAAGGGTATGGTTGAAGAAAGTTTTAGAACATTTAGAAAAATGTTAAATCTCGGCTTCGTTCCTAGCCTCATCACTATCAATTGTCTGTTAAATGGGCTTTCTAAGGTTGACTGTGGAGAAAAATGTTGGGATGTTTATGAAAAACTGCAGAATATTGGGGTGCATCCTAATGCGTGCACATTTAATATATTGACTCATGTGTTGTGCAAGGAGGGAAATGTGGACAAAGTGAATGAATTCTTGGAGAGGATGGAAGATCAAGGATTTGACTCTGATGTCGTGACATACAACATGCTTATTGATAGCTATTGCAAGACGGGCAGGTTAAAGGACGCAGTTTATTTGTATAATATAATGACTACGAGAAGAGTAAATCCTGATTTAATCACGTTCACATCCATGATAAATGGTCTTTGTAAGGGAGGTAGTGTGAGAGAGGCTCATCGGTTGTTCCATTTGATGGTTAATCGCGAGTTAAAGCCAGATGTTTTTGCTTATAATACTCTCGTAGATGGATATTGCAAGCAGCGAATGATGAAAGAGGTAAGATCCTTGTTGTTTGACATGATTGGAAGTGGGATTCGCCCTGATAACTTCACTTGTTGGATTATCATAAAAGGATACCAAGATCAAGATAGGTTGATTTCCGCATTGAATCTTATTTTAGAGATCACACGCATGGGAGTTACAGTCTCTCATGATGTGTATTTGTATTTGATCCTTGCTTTATGCAAGGAGAACAGGCCATTTGCAGCAATGTCCCTTTTGGATCAGATGTGCCAAAATGGTGGTGTCCCTAGCGAGGAAATCTATAATGAGTTGATTGGTTCTCTTTGTAGAGGTAATTTTGTAAAGGAGGCATTACAACTGAAAGCGGAGATGGTATCGATGGATATGAAACCGAATCTGAATTCATACAGAGGTATGATTAGAGGTTTGTGTGGATCAAACAGAACCATGGAGGGACAGTTCTTGATGCAAGAAATGGTTGAATCCGGTTTGCCCCCAGATGTTGAAATTTGTAGAACTGTGACAAATGGGCAATGCAAAGAGAGAAATTTCGTTGAAGCCGAAAAATTGTTGAAACTCTTCGCTGAGGAATTTCAAATCTTTGATTCAGAATGTTATAATGCTCTTGTAAGGATGCTCTCCATGGAAGGAGATCTTGCTAAGTTGATGGAGTTCCAAGATAGGATGACAAAAATAGGTTTTGAACCAAATAAGCTAACATGCAAGTATGTTATTGATGGAATGCGGAGAGCTATGGTGACGTAG
- the LOC140822784 gene encoding uncharacterized protein isoform X2 has translation MSRAKLSTPLPPLSQVTQIVSAKLRNPSALQTINGEPISNPLYNFLPSTENPNNIVTLVCSSLEKKDCVYWDHLQQKGLFSNFTNLEFSRVLLRCQSDSCTALTFFKWVKIYLGLEPNAHNYSLMIHNLVWSKNFKQAMKLLLELVEMKGNGNVSWSLSVYKNLISCSNECNWDPVVLDMLIKAYLKKGMVEESFRTFRKMLNLGFVPSLITINCLLNGLSKVDCGEKCWDVYEKLQNIGVHPNACTFNILTHVLCKEGNVDKVNEFLERMEDQGFDSDVVTYNMLIDSYCKTGRLKDAVYLYNIMTTRRVNPDLITFTSMINGLCKGGSVREAHRLFHLMVNRELKPDVFAYNTLVDGYCKQRMMKEVRSLLFDMIGSGIRPDNFTCWIIIKGYQDQDRPFAAMSLLDQMCQNGGVPSEEIYNELIGSLCRGNFVKEALQLKAEMVSMDMKPNLNSYRGMIRGLCGSNRTMEGQFLMQEMVESGLPPDVEICRTVTNGQCKERNFVEAEKLLKLFAEEFQIFDSECYNALVRMLSMEGDLAKLMEFQDRMTKIGFEPNKLTCKYVIDGMRRAMVT, from the exons ATGAGTCGTGCTAAATTAAGTACCCCCTTACCTCCACTTTCTCAAGTGACACAAATTGTTTCCGCAAAACTCAGGAATCCATCTGCTCTGCAAACTATCAACGGCGAACCGATATCCAACCCACTTTACAACTTTCTTCCCAGTACCGAAAATCCCAATAATATTGTGACCCTCGTATGCTCTTCCCTCGAGAAAAAGGATTGTGTCTACTGGGACCATCTTCAACAGAAAGGATTGTTTAGTAATTTCACGAACCTTGAATTCTCAAGAGTTTTGTTGAGATGCCAGTCTGATTCATGTACAGCACTCACTTTCTTCAAATGGGTAAAAATATATTTGGGTCTCGAACCAAATGCGCACAATTATTCCCTCATGATTCATAATTTGGTGTGGTCTAAAAATTTTAAGCAAGCAATGAAGCTTTTGTTAGAATTGGTGGAAATGAAAGGAAACGGAAATGTTTCATGGAGCTTGAGTGTGTACAAGAACTTGATTTCATGTTCAAATGAATGTAATTGGGACCCTGTTGTACTTGACATGCTCATCAAGGCTTATCTTAAAAAGGGTATGGTTGAAGAAAGTTTTAGAACATTTAGAAAAATGTTAAATCTCGGCTTCGTTCCTAGCCTCATCACTATCAATTGTCTGTTAAATGGGCTTTCTAAGGTTGACTGTGGAGAAAAATGTTGGGATGTTTATGAAAAACTGCAGAATATTGGGGTGCATCCTAATGCGTGCACATTTAATATATTGACTCATGTGTTGTGCAAGGAGGGAAATGTGGACAAAGTGAATGAATTCTTGGAGAGGATGGAAGATCAAGGATTTGACTCTGATGTCGTGACATACAACATGCTTATTGATAGCTATTGCAAGACGGGCAGGTTAAAGGACGCAGTTTATTTGTATAATATAATGACTACGAGAAGAGTAAATCCTGATTTAATCACGTTCACATCCATGATAAATGGTCTTTGTAAGGGAGGTAGTGTGAGAGAGGCTCATCGGTTGTTCCATTTGATGGTTAATCGCGAGTTAAAGCCAGATGTTTTTGCTTATAATACTCTCGTAGATGGATATTGCAAGCAGCGAATGATGAAAGAGGTAAGATCCTTGTTGTTTGACATGATTGGAAGTGGGATTCGCCCTGATAACTTCACTTGTTGGATTATCATAAAAGGATACCAAGATCAAGATAG GCCATTTGCAGCAATGTCCCTTTTGGATCAGATGTGCCAAAATGGTGGTGTCCCTAGCGAGGAAATCTATAATGAGTTGATTGGTTCTCTTTGTAGAGGTAATTTTGTAAAGGAGGCATTACAACTGAAAGCGGAGATGGTATCGATGGATATGAAACCGAATCTGAATTCATACAGAGGTATGATTAGAGGTTTGTGTGGATCAAACAGAACCATGGAGGGACAGTTCTTGATGCAAGAAATGGTTGAATCCGGTTTGCCCCCAGATGTTGAAATTTGTAGAACTGTGACAAATGGGCAATGCAAAGAGAGAAATTTCGTTGAAGCCGAAAAATTGTTGAAACTCTTCGCTGAGGAATTTCAAATCTTTGATTCAGAATGTTATAATGCTCTTGTAAGGATGCTCTCCATGGAAGGAGATCTTGCTAAGTTGATGGAGTTCCAAGATAGGATGACAAAAATAGGTTTTGAACCAAATAAGCTAACATGCAAGTATGTTATTGATGGAATGCGGAGAGCTATGGTGACGTAG
- the LOC140822794 gene encoding isopentenyl-diphosphate Delta-isomerase I has product MSSITGIRFQSLLPFSSSAASSSSISPSSLPFKSLLLKSASLFRDNSSRPFSVHASSLTNTPSTMSAADVSADAGMDAVQRRLMFDDECILVDENDRVVGHDTKYNCHLMEKIESENLLHRAFSVFLFNSKYELLLQQRSATKVTFPLVWTNTCCSHPLYRDSELIEENALGVRNAAQRKLLDELGIPAEDVPVGHFTPLGRMLYKAPSDGKWGEHELDYLLFIVREVNVNPNPDEVADVKYVNREELKELLRKADAGEGGLKLSPWFRLVVDNFLMKWWDHVEKGTLKEAADMKTIHKLT; this is encoded by the exons ATGTCCTCCATTACTGGCATTCGGTTCCAAAGTTTGTTACCATTCTCCTCCTCCGCTGCTTCTTCATCTTCAATCTCTCCATCTTCGTTGCCATTCAAATCCCTTCTCCTTAAATCGGCATCCCTTTTCAGAGATAATTCCTCGAGGCCCTTTTCGGTCCACGCTTCGTCCCTCACCAACACCCCTTCAACCATGAGTGCTGCTGATGTTTCCGCTGATGCCGGCATGGATGCTGTCCAGAGGCGGCTCATGTTCGACGACGA ATGCATATTGGTTGATGAGAATGATCGGGTTGTTGGCCATGACACCAAATACAATT GCCATCTGATGGAAAAGATCGAATCTGAAAATTTGTTACACAGGGCTTTCAGTGTTTTCTTGTTTAACTCAAAATACGAGTTACTGCTTCAG CAACGATCAGCAACTAAGGTGACGTTTCCTTTGGTGTGGACCAACACCTGCTGCAGTCATCCTCTGTACCGAGATTCCGAGCTTATCGAAGAGAATGCTCTCG ggGTGAGAAACGCTGCTCAGAGAAAGCTCTTGGATGAACTGGGTATTCCTGCTGAAGACGTCCCAGTCGGTCATTTCACTCCGTTGGGTCGTATGCTGTACAAGGCACCATCAGATGGGAAATGGGGAGAGCATGAAC TTGATTATCTTCTCTTCATTGTTCGGGAAGTTAATGTGAACCCAAATCCTGATGAAGTGGCTGATGTAAAGTACGTGAACCGAGAGGAGCTGAAAGAGCTCTTGAGGAAAGCTGATGCGGGCGAGGGGGGACTGAAGCTATCACCATGGTTCAGATTGGTCGTGGACAACTTCTTGATGAAGTGGTGGGATCATGTGGAGAAAGGAACTCTCAAGGAAGCAGCAGACATGAAAACAATTCACAAGTTAACTTAG
- the LOC140822817 gene encoding putative gamma-glutamylcyclotransferase At3g02910, with protein sequence MANARVADGGVVDGGVSLIFVYGTLKRGFYNHSLISDLMHTGDAAFIGPCATLDAFPLVCGPNGIPYLVNLPGSGHLIRGELYSVSSDRGLARLDELEGVDRAHYERLPVAVVADGGDEVVHAEAYFAHRGFGEAMRKRCGEEGLMSEYTLEMGKKYVRREDRPPRSCFLHDINKFISEQS encoded by the coding sequence ATGGCCAATGCAAGAGTGGCAGATGGAGGAGTAGTAGACGGTGGCGTCAGCCTCATCTTCGTGTATGGCACGCTCAAGCGTGGCTTCTACAACCACTCGCTTATCTCAGACCTCATGCACACCGGCGACGCCGCATTCATCGGACCATGCGCCACCTTGGACGCCTTCCCCTTGGTGTGCGGGCCCAACGGCATACCTTACCTGGTCAACCTTCCGGGATCGGGTCACCTGATCCGGGGAGAGCTTTACTCCGTGTCTTCAGACCGGGGATTGGCCCGTCTCGATGAGCTGGAGGGGGTTGATCGAGCCCACTACGAGAGGCTTCCGGTGGCGGTGGTTGCGGATGGCGGGGACGAGGTTGTGCATGCGGAGGCGTACTTTGCGCATCGTGGATTTGGGGAAGCGATGAGGAAAAGGTGTGGGGAGGAGGGGCTGATGAGTGAGTACACTTTGGAGATGGGAAAGAAGTATGTTAGGAGGGAAGATAGGCCTCCTCGTTCTTGCTTTCTTCATGATATTAACAAATTCATTTCAGAGCAGAGTTGa
- the LOC140822809 gene encoding CRIB domain-containing protein RIC4-like, protein MRDRSERFLLLPFTMGCISESSIAIGMQQKRSKPDIDSTPTRINEGDRSIEEGDYEDDEESLSGQNLKSPSSLPRLQKLIKNFKNFSQLFAYKDELEEPEIGMEIGLPTNVKHVTHIGLDGCASSILSNGWNNLIEPEMINFPSLFLPPAHEIAAENLADTSSVNMLLGTKSEESSNGCRGDD, encoded by the exons ATGCGAGATCGAAGCGAACGGTTTTTACTTCTTCCATTCACTATGGGCTGCATCTCTGAATCAAGCATAGCAATTGGAATGCAGCAAAAAAGATCAAAGCCAGACATCGACTCGACTCCCACAA GAATCAATGAAGGAGACAGGAGCATAGAAGAAGGGGACTACGAGGATGACGAAGAAAGTTTGTCGGGCCAAAATTTGAAGAGCCCATCATCCCTTCCAAGATTACAAAAGCTgataaaaaatttcaagaacTTCTCCCAGTTATTTG CATACAAAGATGAGTTAGAAGAACCAGAAATAGGAATGGAGATTGGATTACCGACAAATGTGAAGCATGTGACACACATAGGGTTGGATGGTTGTGCAAGCTCGATCCTTTCAAATGGCTGGAACAATCTTATTGAACCAGAAATGATAAATTTCCCATCTTTATTCTTACCGCCGGCGCATGAGATTGCAGCAGAAAACCTTGCTGATACATCCAGTGTCAATATGTTGCTTGGAACAAAAT CTGAAGAATCCAGCAATGGCTGCAGGGGGGATGattaa
- the LOC140822801 gene encoding GDT1-like protein 3, with amino-acid sequence MGISTSSRTKPFGFYVLLLSLFFSQIAAQENGRDEASAGIKDLGRRSKIFVDKIKTGIARNVKDPDSVNLGVALDSGLGISDAFFASLSMIIVSEIGDETFIIAALMAMRHPKSIVLSGALSALFVMTVLSTGLGRIVPNLISRKHTNSAATVLYAFFGLRLLYIAWRSDSKASQKKEMEEVEEKLEGGQGKTQFRRYFSRFCTPIYLESFILTFLAEWGDRSQIATIALATHKNAVGVAVGAIIGHTICTSVAVVGGSMLASKISQRTVATIGGLLFLGFSLSSYFYPPL; translated from the exons ATGGGGATTTCAACTTCTTCTCGAACGAAACCCTTTGGTTTCTACGTGCTCTTGCTCTCTCTCTTCTTCTCCCAAATTGCGGCTCAg GAGAATGGCAGGGATGAGGCGAGTGCAGGGATCAAGGATCTGGGCCGACGTAGTAAA ATATTTGTGGACAAAATCAAGACTGGTATTGCAAGGAATGTAAAAGATCCTGATTCTGTTAATCTTGGTGTTGCATTGGACTCTGGTCTTGGGATATCCGATGCTTTCTTTGCAAGTTTATCAATGATTATTGTCAGCGAG ATTGGAGATGAAACTTTTATAATAGCAGCTCTTATGGCAATGCGTCATCCCAAGTCAATTGTTCTATCCGGCGCCCTCAGTGCTTTATTTGTGATGACA GTACTATCAACTGGTCTTGGTAGGATTGTGCCTAATTTGATATCAAGGAAACACACTAACAGTGCAGCTACAG TTCTTTATGCCTTTTTTGGACTCCGACTACTTTATATTGCTTGGAGATCAGATTCAAAAGCCTCTCAGaagaaagaaatggaggaa GTAGAAGAGAAACTTGAGGGTGGGCAAGGGAAAACACAATTCCGACGTTATTTTTCTAGATTCTGTACACCAATCTATTTGGAG TCatttattttgacatttttaGCAGAGTGGGGGGATCGTAGCCAGATTGCGACAATAGCT CTAGCTACACATAAAAATGCTGTTGGAGTTGCTGTAGGGGCCATTATAGGACATACAATCTGTACATCGGTGGCAGTGGTCGGTGGAAGTATGCTGGCATCAAAGATTTCACAGCGTACTGTTGCAACAATCGGAGGCCTCCTCTTCCTTGGCTTCTCCTTGTCTTCATACTTTTATCCTCCTCTATGA